CCACAATTTCACCTCAATTTCTGAACCATCCCTACCAACCCTCGATCCACTCTGGCATGACTCAACGGCAACTCAAGGTCAAATCGACATCCATGCAAAAACGCAATAGCTTTGACAACACTCAGCTCATGTACCGAGCTGAGGATCTGATCAGTGCTGCCTCCAACCGCTATCGCATCACGGTGCAGGTGGCCAACCGAGCCAAGCGCCGCCGCTACGAAGACTTCGAAAATGGCGATGATCCCATCATGAAGCCGGTGCTGCGCGCCATTATCGAAATGTCGGACGAGCTCACCCAGCCCGAGATTATCGGAGAGTAAACCGGTGGCGATCGCACGTTCTACTCAATGGGCCTTGCTGCTGGCTTTCGGGCTGGCAGTGAGCCTCTGCTTTGGTGCGGGGCCGCTGTCCCCGACCGCCACTGCCCAAATTCCCCCACCGCCTGCCGCCACCTCAGGGCGGCTGGTCTACCGGGAGGCAGGGGCCGCGGTGTATCAGGCGCTGCCTACCCTGCCGCTGGAAAACCAGTACAAGAGCCTCAGCTCGGGCCAGGTTGCCGAAGACAATACCTTGGCCGATCGTCTGGTTCGCTATCACCTGTTTGTCAAAGATCGCCCGCCCCAGTACCGTCTGGACTGGAAACTCACCCTGGCGGACTACCTGGGGGCCAACGAGCTGATCGAAGAGGCCCGCTACCCTGGCCGTGAATCCTTGGCGATGAACCCGCTAGAGGGCGATCGCGCCGCCATTGCCAAGCTGACGCGAGCGGAGCGAGAGGCCCTAGTGCAGGCACTGGTCAACTACTTCGATCCGAACCGGCAGGCCCGCCTGACCGAAAGCCAGTCCCCCACTCCCGCCCCAGCAACCCCGCGGCCCAATCGGCCCCAAGGCCTGCCAGGGCTGCCCCAGCCGGGCTCGGCGGATTTGCTGAAGTAGGGCGCCATGGAACGCTTGATCAAGCAGGGGCCGGGCTGGCGCCTAGGCTGGGACCCCAGCGCGTCTGACTTTCAGGGACTGGTGGGTACCGATGACTGGTCCATCGAGCTAACGGCGGCTGAGCTAGAGGATTTTTGTCAGCTGCTGGGCCAGCTAGCTGGCACGATGCAGGCGATGGCGACCGAGCTGATGGACGAGGAGCGCCTCGCCTGCGAAGCCGAAAGCGATCGCCTCTGGATGGAAGTTGAGGGCTTTCCCACGGCCTACAGCCTGCGCTTCATTTTGGCCTCGGGCCGCCGCGCAGAGGGTTTTTGGCCTGCTAAGTCGGTGCCCGACCTACTGCGGGCCAGCCAGACGCTAAAGGTTTTTTAGGAAAAAGTTTTGTTTCTTTATGAAACGTGTGTTACTATTGAATTCCGCGACGGGGCGTAGCGCAGCTTGGTAGCGCACTACTTTGGGGTAGTAGGGGTCGTGGGTTCAAATCCCGCCGCTCCGATCCGGAAAAAGGCACTTCAGACTTCTGAAGTGCCTTTTTTGCATTTTTCACCTTTTTAAATGCTTTAAACAAAGCTCTGTGAGAGGCGGAGGAGCCCAAGGAGCTACCTGCCAGCCATCTCCGAATTTTCTGTGGCGCGATCGCCCCTAGGTGAGCTTCACGATGCAGCCGGTTCGACCGGGGAGGCGAAAAACGCCTGATGAGCCCGTGTCCTTGACGGTGATGGGCTGAGTGGCAAAACACACCTCGGGGGCTGGGCTGCCGGGCAGCTCGACATCAGCTGTCTCGGTGCCCGCATTGACGGCGATCGCCAGGGTTTGGCCCTCGAGGGTGCGCTCAAAGACGTAGAGCATTCCCTCGGCCTGGCGAATGTGGTAGTGACCGATGCGCAGGGCCGGAAACTGCTGGCGCAGCTGGATCAGGCGGCGGTGCAGCTCGAGAAACTCTTGGTCCCAGCGGCTCGAATCTGGGAAGGTGCGGCGGCTGTCGGGGTCGAGCCCGCCCGCCAAGCCAACCTCGTCGCCGTAGTAGATGCTGGGAGCGCCCGGAAAGGTCATCAGCAGCAGAGTCGCGAGGGCCACACTGGCGCGATCGCCCCCCGCGATGGAGAGCATTCGCGCGGTATCGTGGCTGGCCAGCAAATTGAGCTGCGCCAGCTGGATCTCCCAGGGATACAAGTCTATTAAGGCCTGCATCTTGGCCCCGTAGCTGTGGGCGTCCAGCGGCGGATAGGCTTCGTAGTCCGGCGTGGTCACCTGCTCCATCACCACGCGATCGCCCACCGTAAAGGCGATCGTCGGCCCCGTAAACAGATAGTTCATCACCCCGTCAAACTGCGTCCCGTCGAGCCACTGGCGGGCATCCGTCCACACCTCTCCCACGATGTAGGCCTCGGCATTCAGCGTCTTCACCCGCTGGCGAAACTCCTGCCAAAAGCCCTCCGCCGTCACGCAAAAGGGAACATCCAGCCGCCAGCCATCAATCCCAAAGCGAATCCAGTACTCCGCAATGTTCATGATGTACTCGCGCACCGCCGGATTGTCGTGATTGAACTTCGGCAAGGCCCGGTTGTCTGCCCAGCCCTCATAGTTCGCGGGCTTGGAGCCGTCATAGGCCGAGAGGGGCCAGCCCTCGATGATGAACCAGTCGAGCCAGGGGGAATGGGGGCCATTCTCCAAAATGTCGTTGAAAAAAAAGAAGCCCCGGCTCGCGTGGTTAAAAACGCCGTCCAGGACAACCCGCATGTCCCGGCGGTGGGCTTCGTCGAGGAGCGATCGCAAGGCTTCGTTGCCGCCCAGCAGCGGGTCGACCTGATAGTAGTCGTGGGTGTGGTAGCGGTGGTTGCTGGTCGACTGAAACACCGGCGTAAAGTAAATCGCCGTAATCCCCAGATCCTGAAGATAGTCCAGCTCATCAACCACGCCCCACAGGTCGCCGCCTTTGTAGCCCTGGAGGGTGGGCGGTGTTTCCCAGTCTTCCATCGGCCCGGACACCAACACTCGCTGATGAGGCGACTGGGCGCGGGCAAAGCGATCGGGAAAGATCTGGTAAAAAACCGCGTGCTTCACCCAATCAGGCGTGTGAATCTGCATCGGCGTCACCTTGGTTCTTCATTCACCAGGGTACTGGCTGACGCAAATTTTGGACGGTCAAAAGGAATTCTCGGAGGCTGATTGTTTAGCTGCTGCGCAGGGCCACAATGGGGTCCAAACGGGCGGCCTGGCGGGCTGGCACCACGCCAAAAAATAGGCCAATGCCGCCGGACACCGTGACGGCGATGACAATGGCGCTAAGGGAAACGCTGGCCTTGAGGGGGGTGAAGTTGCTGACTAAGACAATCCCGCCAATCCCCAGCCCCGTACCGATCAGGCCCCCCGCTGCGGACAGGATTACCGCCTCGATGATGAATTGCAGCAGGATATCCTGCTGGGATGCCCCAATGGCTTTGCGCAGGCCGATTTCCTGGGTCCGCTCGGTGACCGACACGAGCATGATGTTCATGATGCCGATGCCGCCGACTAGGAGCGAAATCCCGGCGATCGCCGCCAGCATCAGGGTGAGCGCCCCGGTAATTGCTCCAAAGGTCTCCAGCAAGTCCTTCTGGTTGCGGACGGTGAAATCGTCCTCGTCGGTGATTTGGTGGCGCTGGCGCAGCAGATTTTCGATCTGGAACTGGGCCGCCTCCATGCTGTTTTCGTCCCGCGCCGACGCGAAAATCCAGGTCACCTCCAGGCCGTAGGGCGAGGTGCGCCCCACCACGCGATCGGCCATGGTGGTGATGGGCAAAATCGCCGTATCGTCAAAGTCGGTGCCGAGGCTGGAGCCCTTGGGCTCCATCACGCCGATCACGGTCAGCCGAACGTTGCGAATCCGCACGGTTTTGCCGATGGGATTTTGACCCTCAAAGAGTTTCTGGGCCAGCGCCGACCCCAGGACCACCACCTCATCGGTGCGCCGGATGTCTAGCTCGGTCAGAAACCGGCCCCGCTCGACCTCGAAGTTGCGAACCGCCGTGAAAGGCGGGGTTGTGCCGATGACTAGGGACGATGAGTTCTTGTTGCGGTACTTGACCAGCTCGCTGGAGGTGATTTCGGGGGCGACGGCTTGGACCGAGGGCACCTGGGAGGCGATCGCCTCGGCGTCGGCCAGCACCAGCGTCTTGGGCGGAATCACCGGCCGGTTCACCGCGTCGGGGCTGCCCGGCAGCACAAACAGAACGTTGGGGCCGAGGGCCTCGAACTGGTCCTTGATGAAGCGCTGAGCCCCCTCTCCCACGCCGATCATGGCGATCACCGACGCGTTGCCAATCACAATCCCCAGCATCGTCAAAGCGCTGCGGGTTCGGTTGGTGACCAGGGTCTTGACAGCCATTTTGAGGCTTTCGGCGAGATCCATGGGCAAGCTCCGGTAACGAGCGTGGACAACAGGGGCAGGTAAGCCAAGGCGCAAAATCGCGAATTTTGAGGCTCAACAGCGCTGATCTTCCGCTTCCTCTGGGTAAGTTAAGGAAGACGCAGAGGACGCACCATGAGTCGTGGAATCTATATCACCGCTAACGATCGCGTAATGGATCAGGCGATCGCGCTGCTCAACAGCCTTCGTCTCTATGACCCTGATACGCCTATTATGCTCATTCCCTACGACGACAACTACCAGGCGATCGCCCAGTTGCTCGCTCAGGCCTACGGCGTTCAGGTCTATCCCGATCTCGACTTTATCCATCGCATCGCCGACAACCTCCACGCGATCTTTGGCGGCGAATTCTTTGCCCGACCCAACCAATTTCGCAAGCAGGCCTGCTGGTTTGGCCCCTTTGATGAATTTCTCTACATCGACACCGACATCGTGGTGTTCGAGAAAATCATCGACAACCTCAACTACCTCGCTGACTACGACTTCCTGTGCTGCGACTACCAGCACGCCGGGGGCATCACCAACGTCTTTACCCCCAAGGTGCTCGAAACCGGCGTGTTTAGCGAGGCGACCCTCAAAGACATGTTCAATGGTGGCTTTTGGGCCTCCAAAAAAGGCCTGCTGTCAGAAGAAGACCTCTACGAAACCTTTCGGGAGTGTGCCGCCCACCCAGACTACTTTGACTTCTCCCAGAAAACCTCAGACCAGCCCATCATCAACTACATGATCTTGCAGCGGGTGGCGCGCCGCTTCAATATCGTGCGGCGGCCTGGCAAGGCGCCGGGCAACTGGGCTGGCAGTCCCCAGTTTCAGCAGGAGGGGCATCGCTTGGTCGACCCCAATCTGGGCCAGCCCCTCCAGTATCTGCACTGGGCGGGGATTCGCATCGAGCCCGGTTGCCCCTACTGGGAGGTGTGGGAGTACCACCGCAACCTGAACTCGAGCGTGCCCGCCTACCAGCCCAAGCCGCGCCCCAAAGAGAGCCTGTGGCAGCAGTTCAAGCGATCGCTCAAAAGCCGCTTCTAACGCCTAGATCAGGCCCTCGATCGTGTCGCGGTACTGGCTCTTTT
This genomic stretch from Geitlerinema sp. PCC 7407 harbors:
- a CDS encoding ABC transporter permease, with amino-acid sequence MDLAESLKMAVKTLVTNRTRSALTMLGIVIGNASVIAMIGVGEGAQRFIKDQFEALGPNVLFVLPGSPDAVNRPVIPPKTLVLADAEAIASQVPSVQAVAPEITSSELVKYRNKNSSSLVIGTTPPFTAVRNFEVERGRFLTELDIRRTDEVVVLGSALAQKLFEGQNPIGKTVRIRNVRLTVIGVMEPKGSSLGTDFDDTAILPITTMADRVVGRTSPYGLEVTWIFASARDENSMEAAQFQIENLLRQRHQITDEDDFTVRNQKDLLETFGAITGALTLMLAAIAGISLLVGGIGIMNIMLVSVTERTQEIGLRKAIGASQQDILLQFIIEAVILSAAGGLIGTGLGIGGIVLVSNFTPLKASVSLSAIVIAVTVSGGIGLFFGVVPARQAARLDPIVALRSS
- a CDS encoding Npun_R2821/Npun_R2822 family protein: MSRGIYITANDRVMDQAIALLNSLRLYDPDTPIMLIPYDDNYQAIAQLLAQAYGVQVYPDLDFIHRIADNLHAIFGGEFFARPNQFRKQACWFGPFDEFLYIDTDIVVFEKIIDNLNYLADYDFLCCDYQHAGGITNVFTPKVLETGVFSEATLKDMFNGGFWASKKGLLSEEDLYETFRECAAHPDYFDFSQKTSDQPIINYMILQRVARRFNIVRRPGKAPGNWAGSPQFQQEGHRLVDPNLGQPLQYLHWAGIRIEPGCPYWEVWEYHRNLNSSVPAYQPKPRPKESLWQQFKRSLKSRF
- a CDS encoding glycoside hydrolase family 13 protein, which translates into the protein MQIHTPDWVKHAVFYQIFPDRFARAQSPHQRVLVSGPMEDWETPPTLQGYKGGDLWGVVDELDYLQDLGITAIYFTPVFQSTSNHRYHTHDYYQVDPLLGGNEALRSLLDEAHRRDMRVVLDGVFNHASRGFFFFNDILENGPHSPWLDWFIIEGWPLSAYDGSKPANYEGWADNRALPKFNHDNPAVREYIMNIAEYWIRFGIDGWRLDVPFCVTAEGFWQEFRQRVKTLNAEAYIVGEVWTDARQWLDGTQFDGVMNYLFTGPTIAFTVGDRVVMEQVTTPDYEAYPPLDAHSYGAKMQALIDLYPWEIQLAQLNLLASHDTARMLSIAGGDRASVALATLLLMTFPGAPSIYYGDEVGLAGGLDPDSRRTFPDSSRWDQEFLELHRRLIQLRQQFPALRIGHYHIRQAEGMLYVFERTLEGQTLAIAVNAGTETADVELPGSPAPEVCFATQPITVKDTGSSGVFRLPGRTGCIVKLT
- a CDS encoding DNA-directed RNA polymerase subunit omega, with product MQKRNSFDNTQLMYRAEDLISAASNRYRITVQVANRAKRRRYEDFENGDDPIMKPVLRAIIEMSDELTQPEIIGE
- a CDS encoding DUF1818 family protein, which codes for MERLIKQGPGWRLGWDPSASDFQGLVGTDDWSIELTAAELEDFCQLLGQLAGTMQAMATELMDEERLACEAESDRLWMEVEGFPTAYSLRFILASGRRAEGFWPAKSVPDLLRASQTLKVF